The Selenihalanaerobacter shriftii genome has a segment encoding these proteins:
- a CDS encoding FeoA family protein, with amino-acid sequence MTLAEVNRGDTFQVNSIPDTKVRAQAFRFGISEGAQVSCVEKVPGGPVILQRNLQEIAVGRRLAEKIKVVK; translated from the coding sequence ATGACTTTAGCTGAAGTTAACAGAGGAGATACATTTCAAGTGAATTCTATACCAGATACAAAGGTGAGAGCACAAGCATTTAGATTTGGGATTTCAGAAGGAGCTCAGGTATCATGTGTAGAGAAGGTTCCAGGAGGACCGGTTATTTTACAAAGAAATCTACAAGAGATTGCTGTTGGAAGAAGATTAGCAGAAAAAATTAAAGTCGTGAAGTAA
- a CDS encoding cyclodeaminase/cyclohydrolase family protein, with translation MKLDHQLDEFLAELESANPTPGGGSTSALVGTFSATLAKMVCNTTLRKREDNKIINYLNELERMKSELSNLIQADIDAYQLVVSAYKDGDPELINDRMIQATEVPLSIMDQTLKCLEIMVELMELINYTALGELGTAVHLAEAVINSVGLIVEINLKLIDDEEYCNKATSLLTDRLDNSQELRNKAILILEKRQN, from the coding sequence GTGAAATTAGATCATCAATTAGACGAGTTTTTGGCAGAACTAGAGTCAGCTAACCCTACTCCTGGAGGAGGAAGCACATCGGCATTAGTCGGAACATTTAGTGCTACTTTGGCTAAAATGGTATGCAATACTACTTTACGAAAAAGAGAAGATAATAAAATTATTAATTATTTAAATGAATTAGAACGAATGAAAAGTGAATTAAGTAATCTAATACAAGCTGATATAGATGCTTATCAGCTTGTAGTATCTGCTTATAAAGATGGAGATCCAGAATTAATTAATGATAGAATGATTCAAGCTACTGAAGTTCCTTTATCGATTATGGATCAGACATTAAAATGTTTGGAAATTATGGTGGAGTTAATGGAATTGATTAATTATACAGCTCTTGGTGAATTAGGAACAGCTGTTCATTTAGCGGAAGCAGTAATTAATTCTGTTGGATTAATAGTTGAGATTAATTTAAAGTTAATCGATGATGAAGAATACTGTAATAAAGCTACAAGTTTATTAACAGATAGGCTAGATAATAGTCAAGAACTAAGGAATAAAGCAATATTAATATTAGAAAAACGACAAAATTAA
- a CDS encoding response regulator transcription factor, which translates to MYRVLIADDEYLEREVMKKVITEEVKELRLIGEASDGEEALEVVKAERPDIILMDIKMPNLDGLEATKEIIEFYPGTKIIMITAYNEFDYAQRAIKYGAVDYLLKPVKLEKIVEVLKCLIIKIEEEKLYNQLVKQSHDDSEESASFHKEFFAKEKKLFELVKEGEVDKIEKFVERLLNIIRTKDYSLVKFKIRIIEFLVSLSRTINQEAEIEICHFYFDELISESAEINSVDRFAEWVKDKLKIVVDKVSKAYDEIDDNVIKKATNYIHNHYNQDLTLKKVAKVVHLNKSYLSHLFKEEMEESFTNYLTQVRLKKAKEILKKSKDNITDVANQVGYQNANYFSQVFKKEFNLTPTQYRKQDK; encoded by the coding sequence ATGTATAGAGTATTAATTGCTGATGATGAATATTTAGAAAGAGAAGTAATGAAGAAAGTAATTACTGAGGAGGTAAAAGAACTAAGATTAATAGGAGAAGCTAGTGATGGAGAAGAGGCATTGGAAGTGGTTAAAGCAGAAAGACCAGATATAATTTTAATGGATATTAAGATGCCCAATTTAGATGGATTAGAGGCAACTAAAGAGATTATTGAATTTTATCCTGGAACTAAGATAATAATGATAACAGCTTATAATGAATTCGATTATGCTCAACGAGCCATAAAATATGGAGCTGTAGATTATTTATTAAAGCCAGTCAAGCTTGAAAAGATAGTTGAAGTATTGAAATGTTTAATAATAAAGATTGAGGAAGAGAAACTTTATAATCAATTAGTAAAGCAAAGTCATGATGATTCAGAGGAGAGTGCTAGCTTTCATAAAGAATTCTTCGCTAAAGAAAAGAAATTATTCGAGTTGGTTAAAGAGGGCGAAGTTGATAAGATAGAAAAATTTGTAGAGCGCTTATTAAATATAATACGCACAAAAGATTATTCATTAGTAAAATTTAAAATTAGAATTATTGAATTTTTAGTTTCGCTTTCTAGAACAATTAATCAAGAAGCAGAAATAGAAATATGTCATTTTTATTTTGATGAATTAATTAGTGAATCTGCCGAAATTAATTCAGTAGATCGATTTGCTGAATGGGTAAAAGATAAGCTTAAAATAGTTGTAGATAAAGTTTCAAAAGCTTATGATGAGATCGATGATAATGTAATTAAAAAGGCTACAAACTATATTCATAATCATTATAATCAAGATTTGACATTAAAGAAAGTAGCTAAAGTAGTTCACTTAAATAAATCTTATTTAAGTCACCTTTTTAAAGAGGAAATGGAAGAAAGTTTTACTAATTATTTGACACAAGTCAGATTAAAAAAAGCGAAGGAAATCTTGAAAAAATCTAAAGATAATATTACTGATGTGGCTAATCAAGTAGGATACCAAAATGCTAATTACTTTAGTCAAGTATTTAAAAAAGAATTTAATTTAACTCCGACTCAGTATCGTAAACAGGATAAATAA
- a CDS encoding sensor histidine kinase — translation MPSFLDIDKDLHLTDLVDVDILQQIQDRFSEATGLAAIIVDQEGVSVTQPSKFSKICSLVRGTDEGEKSCLKYSISLETKLKGEPSVYHCHMGFIDLIAPIVVADECFGSVKCGQILPKEPDDKMINQIGKRMNNLGIEDVDVEELLQEMNLVPQAKINAAADLLSLLANYIVEMGATTLIQKQLHLKNYQLMQEINNRIEVEKNLQQAELKALQSQMNPHFLFNSLNVIARLAYLEGADETKEMVHSLSDLLRYSLRREEIVTLREELKYIKDYIKIQKARFGEKMEFTIDVDSSLFRYKIPFMSLQPLVENAIIHGLEPKGEDEIIKILSEEDDDKLTIKIIDNGIGIEEDKIQEIIECRERKVTETHTSGMGINNVHQRLQHYYGPKYGVKIYSDKGKGTEVHISFPKLLEARGDGDV, via the coding sequence ATGCCTTCATTTTTAGATATTGATAAGGATTTGCATCTAACTGATTTGGTAGATGTAGATATCCTACAACAAATCCAAGATAGATTTTCTGAAGCTACAGGATTAGCAGCTATTATAGTTGATCAGGAAGGTGTCTCTGTAACTCAGCCTAGTAAATTTTCTAAAATTTGTTCTTTAGTTAGGGGGACCGATGAAGGAGAGAAGTCTTGTTTAAAGTATTCTATTTCTTTAGAAACTAAGTTAAAGGGTGAACCATCAGTATATCATTGTCATATGGGGTTTATAGATTTAATAGCCCCAATAGTAGTAGCAGATGAATGTTTTGGTTCAGTAAAATGTGGTCAAATTTTACCTAAGGAACCAGATGATAAAATGATTAATCAAATTGGCAAACGTATGAATAATTTAGGAATTGAAGATGTGGATGTAGAGGAACTACTACAGGAGATGAATCTCGTTCCTCAAGCCAAAATTAATGCTGCTGCTGATTTATTATCTCTTTTAGCTAATTATATTGTGGAGATGGGCGCTACAACGTTAATTCAAAAACAGTTGCACCTTAAGAATTATCAATTAATGCAGGAAATTAATAATAGAATAGAGGTAGAGAAGAATTTACAACAGGCTGAATTGAAGGCTTTACAATCACAGATGAACCCACATTTTTTATTTAATAGTTTAAATGTTATAGCTAGATTAGCATATCTAGAAGGGGCAGATGAAACTAAGGAAATGGTACATTCTCTTTCAGACCTTTTACGTTATAGTTTGCGTAGAGAGGAGATAGTTACTTTAAGAGAAGAACTAAAGTACATTAAGGATTATATTAAGATTCAAAAAGCTAGATTTGGTGAAAAAATGGAATTTACTATTGATGTAGATAGCTCTCTATTTAGGTATAAGATTCCGTTTATGAGTTTACAACCTCTTGTAGAGAATGCTATTATTCATGGTTTAGAACCTAAGGGTGAAGATGAAATAATTAAAATTTTAAGTGAGGAAGACGATGATAAATTAACTATAAAAATTATAGATAATGGTATAGGTATTGAAGAAGATAAGATTCAAGAAATTATTGAATGTAGAGAAAGGAAGGTAACAGAGACTCATACTTCTGGTATGGGAATTAATAATGTTCATCAACGATTACAGCACTATTACGGCCCTAAATATGGAGTAAAAATTTATAGTGATAAAGGTAAAGGAACAGAGGTTCATATCTCATTCCCAAAGTTACTAGAAGCTAGGGGTGATGGCGATGTATAG
- a CDS encoding ammonia-forming cytochrome c nitrite reductase subunit c552, producing MKKSNLLLICLLIMIIITLFSQLGFAEGNSDRCKRCHDEIKENWEESTHEARGIDCLSCHQTNMKVQQPKEQLCISCHSADSKQTKEKTRMPQQEMVKGTGGFGIKESAPSLMYASGVACIDCHMPKEHDHIFEIDTNEDEPVACISCHTGFQLNDMQRQIDRWQKETNNLMKKVEKLLKEKKVLRNRKLYQRAEFNYKFIKQDGSEGVHNPEYTQELLEVTYQMLKKL from the coding sequence TTGAAAAAAAGCAATTTATTATTAATCTGTTTGTTGATTATGATTATAATAACTTTATTTTCGCAGTTAGGTTTTGCTGAGGGGAATTCTGATCGTTGTAAACGGTGTCATGATGAAATAAAGGAGAATTGGGAAGAATCAACTCATGAAGCAAGAGGAATTGATTGTTTATCATGTCATCAAACAAATATGAAAGTACAGCAACCTAAGGAACAACTTTGTATTAGCTGTCATAGTGCTGATAGTAAACAAACTAAAGAAAAAACAAGAATGCCACAACAGGAAATGGTTAAAGGCACAGGTGGTTTTGGAATAAAAGAATCGGCACCTAGTCTTATGTATGCTAGCGGTGTTGCATGTATAGACTGTCATATGCCCAAAGAGCATGATCATATTTTTGAAATTGACACAAATGAAGATGAACCAGTTGCTTGTATTTCTTGTCATACAGGTTTTCAATTAAATGATATGCAAAGGCAGATAGATAGATGGCAAAAAGAGACTAATAATTTAATGAAAAAAGTTGAAAAACTTTTAAAGGAAAAGAAAGTATTAAGGAATCGGAAGTTATACCAAAGAGCTGAGTTTAATTATAAATTTATTAAACAAGATGGTAGTGAAGGAGTGCATAATCCTGAGTATACTCAAGAATTATTAGAGGTTACTTATCAAATGTTAAAAAAGCTTTAA